The Bactrocera dorsalis isolate Fly_Bdor chromosome 3, ASM2337382v1, whole genome shotgun sequence genomic interval tttacaataaaatattttggtacTAAATTTTCAGAAATGAAGATGTGTGAAAGTAGTTGCATATTGTGAATTTACaagcatattttaattaaaatagtttattcATACCTAtgttatataccatatatgtatgtatgtttatacaatATATCTACAATTAATTTAAGATAACCTATAATTTGTTGGCACTAGTGTATATAAcagtattttcgaatttttgtataatacatgtaatttgaataaaaaaaaattgtttttaccagacttttgcatttcatatttgctttactACCAATTTAGTTAGTTCGACAAGAGGTGAGTTCGCGAATTGCAATGATTGATGCGTTGCACCGGCTGCGCTGGCACATGACCATCCTCTGGTGTGTGATCACTTGGCTGAGTGCGCTTGAAAAGCAAAATACTCAGTATGCACGAGTAGAGGAAGACTGCGCACTACAAAACGAACATATGGTCACATGTTTTTTACATATTAcggtatttaattaattttcttcttcatgTTTAAGCCCTACTTACTTCACAGATTAACAGTGACCAGTTGAAAATGTTTTCACGCTCCATGGTCTTGTGATATGACGTTTCCAGTGCTTCCACACAGCCGCGCGAAAATAAATTCGATTCAAGCGTAGCATTTTGGTAGCGATAACAACTCGCGGGCGTCTCCATACGTCTGTATTTGTAGTCATTGGCATTGTAGAGACCACAGCAGTGATACTGAAATGGAAATAATgaaatgtatatactatgtatgtatgcatgtatgtatgtaaataatgttATGAACATATTGAAAATGATGATAATTAaggtatataattaaaaataaaataataataattaaaaataaaatatataatatataattaaaaataattaaaattaaattggaattaattattaaaaaaaaactaatttttaatagaaaaattaaataaaatagattaaccataaatagaaatataaatagcatattgataatttattagaaaaaaaaaaatatttaaacattaaaaaattatataacctataaataaataatataaaaaattaaaaaataataataatataaataattatattataataaaaaaaaaatattgtattgaaacattttataacaaaataaaaccaCGAAATCAGTTAAAACTCTGGCTATCATATAAGTTCCATCTCAACTTTGGGAGCTTtgaattatgaagaaaaaaaacattaaaaaaatatgaccaaaataaaaatttgtaaataataaaataattttgaaaactacgctcaaaagttttttattgccttagcctagaaacaatattaaaaacatttttccgtaatatttaattaattttttttctattgcaaaaacacatacatacatacaagtatgtttaTGCCGTTTGATTATCCAGCCTAAGTCGATACTCAGGGagatatttaaatacatagGGAAAATCGTGAGATTTAAATACATTAACTTTAACTACTTTGCAGCTAACAATTTTAAATCGATTCttgaattcaaatttatttaatttgtctaCATTATTTTAAGTCTAAGTAAGCTTTTTAACTCAGATACACatagacataaaattttaaacgaaagaaataataatttgacaaaataaaataaataaataaataaataaatgaaaagcaaatgaaaattatatagacaaaaattacccaaaatgattgaaattataaaaaaaatcattaataaaagtaattattttacataatataaaatgaaatattattattacacctgctaaacaaatacttttaacaCACTCACATTTATCTCCACCGACTGCATTCCATTCGGATCCACATCCACATCATCCCAGGCATCCTCCAGTAGATCCAGCGCATTTATGAAGAATTTCTGATGTTTATACGTCTGCATTTGCAACAACTGCGTGCACAACAACATCAGCATAAAGAACGAGTACTACaagttgcattttttttaaataaataaataaattattaatagatagcaataaaaatttaaagcaaaacataCAATCACATTGACGCCCAACGACTCGCAGATGACGCCATAACAGCCGAATAATGTGGCCATGCATACAAATGAGCCCAATATGATACCAACTATGCAGTATGTGTGCTCATCGGTATTCGGCACGGCAAACTCCAAACCGAATATAttcaaacaaacaatacaaatgCCCAGTAACTGCAAAAAGT includes:
- the LOC105224640 gene encoding protein late bloomer; translated protein: MSVIFAAVKCFVFAFNFFSLLLGICIVCLNIFGLEFAVPNTDEHTYCIVGIILGSFVCMATLFGCYGVICESLGVNVIYSFFMLMLLCTQLLQMQTYKHQKFFINALDLLEDAWDDVDVDPNGMQSVEINYHCCGLYNANDYKYRRMETPASCYRYQNATLESNLFSRGCVEALETSYHKTMERENIFNWSLLICECAVFLYSCILSILLFKRTQPSDHTPEDGHVPAQPVQRINHCNSRTHLLSN